In Rothia mucilaginosa, one genomic interval encodes:
- the rpoZ gene encoding DNA-directed RNA polymerase subunit omega, whose amino-acid sequence MANEIKEHEDYNFVDGVAPEGIVSPSADALIEKAESKYGLVIFGARRARQINAYYANLQDNTAAHVGPLVDAESNEKSLSVAMREIIADRVVAEHRPDAKFDEDGYPVPEDLSAVIDFSAAEFSGAIEEEYIPAGSEEVIAIEEVILDESAE is encoded by the coding sequence GTGGCAAACGAAATCAAGGAACACGAGGACTACAACTTCGTTGACGGTGTCGCTCCCGAGGGCATCGTGAGCCCCAGCGCTGACGCGCTGATTGAGAAGGCGGAGTCCAAGTACGGCCTGGTGATTTTCGGTGCCCGCCGTGCACGCCAGATTAACGCGTACTACGCTAACCTGCAGGACAATACTGCTGCGCACGTTGGCCCGCTGGTTGACGCTGAGTCGAACGAGAAGTCCCTGTCGGTGGCAATGCGTGAAATCATTGCTGACCGTGTTGTGGCGGAGCACCGCCCGGACGCTAAGTTCGATGAGGACGGCTACCCGGTTCCCGAGGATCTGTCCGCTGTGATTGATTTCAGCGCGGCTGAGTTCTCTGGCGCTATCGAGGAGGAGTACATCCCCGCAGGTAGCGAAGAGGTTATTGCTATCGAAGAGGTTATCCTCGACGAGTCCGCTGAGTAA
- the rapZ gene encoding RNase adapter RapZ produces the protein MPENQSKPATVQPAQSEERPQILVITGISGAGRSTVANVLEDEGWYVIDNIPPQMLGSLAELVTRDGARVPKVALGIDVRARALFSDLPAAIETLRKSDIDFSMLFLDAKDETIIARYEAQRRPHPLQGEGRVLDGIRAERTLFEGLRLASDRTIDTTGMNVHELARTVREMFAEGADKKLNLTVMSFGFKYGAPSDANYMADMRFIPNPHWVPELRPLTGQDAPVRDYVLEHAGTEEFISNYLAALRPVLEGYRREGKYYATIAIGCTGGKHRSVAVTEELARRLSAFGELNVNVQHRDKGRE, from the coding sequence ATGCCCGAGAATCAGAGCAAGCCCGCCACGGTACAGCCCGCCCAGAGTGAGGAGCGTCCTCAGATTCTGGTCATTACCGGTATTTCTGGTGCAGGTCGCAGCACCGTCGCAAATGTGCTGGAGGATGAGGGCTGGTACGTTATCGACAACATCCCGCCGCAGATGCTCGGTTCCCTGGCTGAATTGGTGACCCGCGACGGTGCGCGAGTTCCGAAGGTGGCGCTCGGCATTGACGTTCGCGCCCGCGCACTGTTCTCCGATCTTCCCGCTGCGATTGAGACTCTGCGCAAGTCGGATATTGACTTCTCCATGCTCTTCCTTGACGCCAAGGACGAGACCATTATTGCTCGCTACGAGGCTCAGCGCCGCCCGCACCCGCTGCAGGGTGAGGGCCGCGTCCTCGACGGTATCCGCGCTGAGCGCACTCTCTTTGAGGGCCTGCGCCTCGCTTCTGACCGCACCATTGACACCACCGGCATGAACGTTCACGAGCTGGCTCGTACCGTGCGTGAAATGTTCGCTGAGGGTGCGGATAAGAAGCTGAACCTGACCGTGATGAGCTTCGGCTTCAAGTACGGCGCACCTTCGGACGCTAACTACATGGCTGATATGCGTTTCATCCCGAACCCGCACTGGGTTCCGGAGTTGCGTCCCCTGACCGGTCAGGACGCCCCGGTGCGCGACTACGTGCTGGAGCACGCAGGCACCGAGGAGTTCATCAGCAACTACCTTGCGGCTCTTCGCCCCGTGCTTGAGGGCTACCGCCGTGAGGGCAAGTACTACGCCACCATCGCAATTGGCTGCACCGGTGGTAAGCACCGTTCCGTGGCTGTGACGGAGGAACTGGCTCGTCGTCTCTCTGCTTTCGGTGAGCTGAACGTGAATGTTCAGCACCGTGACAAGGGCCGCGAGTAA
- a CDS encoding bifunctional phosphopantothenoylcysteine decarboxylase/phosphopantothenate synthase, producing MRIIVGIGGGIAAYKAAMLLRLFAKNGDEVIAMPTPNATKFVGVPTLEALSGNPVSTDVFDRVPEVNHVRQAEQADAVVIAPATADLLARLAAGRADDLLSSTVLTTHAPVILAPAMHTQMWEHPATQANVQTLRSWGYHVIEPAIGRLTGPDSGPGRMPEPEDIFAVALDVIARFPKGQLHPVYTPGYAPTEPLYTGTEQERMAAARAATLTSALLGQGDSGKVEPGQIEHSQATGASESLRGPLAGRLVVITAGGTREALDPVRFLGNRSTGKQGVALAEAARDLGATVHLIGANLEVPAPEGVQVTRVVSALELREATLEASAAADVLIMSAAVADFRPAEFAEFKIKKSADSEDAPVIQLVRNPDILREVVVRRQQAREAGESILGPKLIVGFAAETGSAEKTPLELGREKLQRKGTDFLAVNTVGVNRGFGTDDNTITLLSTLNDEAPVFSGSKKELSVRLLEHVAAFLPELSG from the coding sequence ATGCGCATTATCGTTGGTATTGGAGGGGGCATTGCTGCGTATAAGGCGGCGATGCTCCTTCGTCTTTTTGCGAAGAATGGCGACGAGGTGATCGCCATGCCCACCCCGAACGCGACGAAGTTCGTGGGTGTTCCCACTCTGGAGGCGCTGAGCGGCAACCCCGTCTCAACGGACGTGTTTGACCGTGTGCCGGAGGTGAACCACGTGCGTCAGGCTGAACAGGCTGACGCCGTGGTGATTGCCCCGGCGACCGCTGATTTGCTAGCTCGTTTGGCGGCTGGTCGTGCGGATGATTTGCTGTCCTCGACCGTGTTGACCACGCACGCCCCGGTGATTTTGGCGCCTGCGATGCATACCCAGATGTGGGAGCATCCGGCGACTCAGGCGAATGTGCAAACTCTGCGTTCGTGGGGTTATCACGTGATTGAGCCCGCGATTGGGCGTTTGACGGGCCCGGATTCTGGTCCGGGTCGCATGCCCGAGCCGGAGGATATTTTCGCGGTCGCGCTGGATGTGATTGCTCGCTTCCCGAAGGGTCAGCTGCACCCGGTGTACACGCCCGGTTACGCACCGACTGAGCCCCTGTACACGGGTACGGAGCAGGAGCGTATGGCGGCGGCGCGTGCGGCAACGCTGACTTCGGCGCTGCTGGGTCAGGGGGATTCGGGCAAGGTTGAGCCTGGTCAGATTGAACACAGCCAGGCAACTGGCGCATCCGAATCGCTGCGTGGCCCCCTGGCAGGTCGCCTCGTGGTCATTACCGCCGGCGGCACCCGTGAGGCGCTGGACCCGGTCCGATTCCTCGGCAACCGTTCGACCGGCAAGCAGGGTGTGGCGCTCGCGGAGGCGGCACGCGACCTGGGCGCGACCGTGCACCTGATTGGCGCGAACCTTGAGGTTCCGGCACCGGAGGGTGTGCAGGTGACCCGCGTGGTGAGCGCCCTGGAGCTGCGTGAGGCAACCCTTGAGGCGAGCGCGGCGGCGGATGTGCTAATCATGTCTGCGGCGGTGGCTGATTTTAGGCCCGCCGAGTTTGCCGAGTTCAAGATTAAGAAGAGCGCCGATTCTGAGGATGCGCCGGTGATTCAGCTGGTGCGTAACCCGGATATTCTGCGTGAGGTCGTGGTGCGCCGCCAGCAGGCTCGTGAGGCGGGGGAGAGCATCCTCGGCCCGAAGCTCATTGTTGGTTTTGCGGCGGAGACCGGTTCGGCGGAGAAGACTCCGTTGGAGCTGGGTCGTGAGAAGCTGCAGCGTAAGGGCACGGACTTCTTGGCGGTCAATACGGTGGGCGTGAATCGTGGTTTCGGCACGGACGATAACACGATTACGCTGCTGTCGACTCTGAATGATGAGGCGCCGGTGTTCTCCGGTTCGAAGAAGGAGCTGTCGGTGCGTCTGTTGGAGCATGTGGCGGCTTTCCTGCCTGAGCTTTCTGGCTAA